The following are encoded together in the Nocardia sp. XZ_19_385 genome:
- a CDS encoding epoxide hydrolase family protein: MTNTAQIRPFQIDIPQAELDELRQRLAATRWPVLPAGTENDWSRGIPGGYLRELAEYWGGAFDWRKQEAALNAFPQFMTEIDGQPIHFFHVRSAEPTAVPLLLVHGYPSTVVEFLDVIGPLTDPQSYGGDAADAFHVVIPSLPGFGFSTPLADTGWEMKRTTEAFAELMTRLGYERFATQGSDVGAGITGRLAATLPQRVIASHVVTDSGMLGLMGEQIPIPEHLNEDELALIAVEQAKWAQEKGYLVLQQHRPQSLGPALTDSPVAQLAWIAEKFQNWTDPARSPEESVDRDRLLTTISIYWFTRSGATAAQYLWEVAHSGLDWVAPSDVPTGWAVFNASPVMRSAMNPGGYLEHFTEHTEGGHFAVMEQPGLFVDDVRAFFRKHRG; the protein is encoded by the coding sequence ATGACGAACACAGCGCAAATTCGCCCCTTCCAGATCGACATCCCGCAGGCCGAGCTCGATGAGTTGCGGCAGCGGCTGGCTGCGACGCGGTGGCCGGTGTTGCCGGCCGGGACCGAAAACGATTGGAGCCGGGGGATTCCCGGCGGGTATCTGCGGGAGTTGGCCGAGTATTGGGGTGGGGCGTTCGATTGGCGGAAGCAGGAGGCGGCGTTGAATGCCTTCCCGCAGTTCATGACCGAGATCGACGGGCAGCCGATTCACTTCTTCCATGTGCGGTCGGCGGAGCCGACGGCGGTGCCGTTGCTGCTGGTGCACGGGTACCCGAGCACGGTGGTGGAATTCCTCGATGTCATTGGGCCCCTTACCGATCCGCAGTCGTACGGTGGGGACGCGGCGGATGCGTTCCATGTGGTGATTCCGTCGCTGCCGGGGTTCGGGTTCTCCACGCCGCTGGCCGATACGGGGTGGGAGATGAAGCGGACCACCGAAGCGTTCGCCGAACTCATGACCCGGCTCGGGTACGAGCGGTTCGCCACTCAGGGCAGTGATGTGGGGGCGGGGATTACCGGGCGGTTGGCGGCGACGCTGCCGCAGCGGGTGATCGCAAGTCATGTGGTGACCGATTCGGGAATGCTCGGGCTGATGGGGGAGCAGATCCCGATCCCGGAACATCTGAACGAGGACGAGCTCGCGCTGATCGCCGTCGAGCAGGCGAAGTGGGCGCAGGAGAAGGGATACCTTGTGCTGCAACAGCATCGGCCGCAGTCACTGGGGCCCGCCCTCACCGATTCGCCGGTGGCGCAGCTCGCGTGGATCGCGGAGAAGTTCCAGAACTGGACCGACCCTGCCCGCTCACCGGAGGAGTCGGTGGACCGTGACCGCCTCCTGACAACGATCAGCATCTACTGGTTCACCCGCAGCGGTGCGACAGCGGCCCAATACCTGTGGGAGGTAGCGCATTCGGGCCTGGACTGGGTCGCACCATCGGATGTCCCCACCGGGTGGGCGGTCTTCAACGCCAGCCCGGTGATGCGCTCGGCCATGAACCCCGGCGGCTACCTCGAGCACTTCACCGAGCACACCGAGGGCGGCCATTTCGCGGTCATGGAACAGCCCGGCCTCTTCGTCGACGACGTGCGCGCCTTCTTCCGCAAGCACCGCGGCTGA
- a CDS encoding PPOX class F420-dependent oxidoreductase codes for MTNTLGAVGKADYVLLTTFRKDGTPVGTAVWAVESEGKLYIWTVTDSWKVKRLRRNPAVTLQPCNPSGKPHGEVVEGTGRVLDAAGTERVRKLLKKKYFILGPLVILGSNLRRGKAATIGLEITPAP; via the coding sequence ATGACCAACACCCTCGGGGCCGTCGGCAAGGCCGACTACGTATTGCTGACCACCTTCCGCAAGGACGGCACCCCGGTCGGCACCGCGGTCTGGGCCGTGGAGTCCGAGGGCAAGCTCTACATCTGGACGGTCACCGACAGCTGGAAGGTGAAGCGACTGCGCCGCAATCCCGCCGTCACCCTGCAGCCGTGCAACCCCAGTGGCAAACCGCACGGCGAAGTCGTCGAAGGCACCGGGCGGGTGCTGGACGCGGCGGGCACCGAACGGGTGCGCAAGTTGTTGAAAAAGAAGTACTTCATTCTTGGCCCGCTCGTCATTCTGGGGAGCAACCTGCGCCGCGGAAAAGCGGCCACGATCGGCCTCGAGATCACCCCCGCCCCTTGA
- the map gene encoding type I methionyl aminopeptidase, with product MVELKSSAEIERMRVTGQFVGEVLADLRTRAKVGVNLLELEAHVRERIRRRGAESCYWDYSPSFGRGPFRNTVCLSVNDAVLHGLPHDYLLRDGDVLTMDLAVVIDGWAADAATTVIVGNAAAEDERLVRATEEALAAAIAVALPGNKIGDISAAIGAVAKSYGYPVNLEYGGHGIGRTMHEDLHIPNTGRPGRGYPLRPGLTIAIEPWFARTTDRIYTDADGWTIRSADGSRTAHSEHTVAITEDGPQVLTLAA from the coding sequence GTGGTGGAGTTGAAGTCGTCCGCGGAGATCGAGCGGATGCGGGTGACCGGGCAGTTCGTCGGGGAGGTGCTCGCCGACCTGCGTACCCGGGCGAAGGTGGGGGTGAATCTGCTGGAACTGGAAGCGCATGTGCGCGAACGGATCCGGCGGCGCGGCGCGGAATCCTGCTATTGGGACTACTCGCCCTCGTTCGGGCGCGGCCCGTTCCGCAACACCGTCTGCCTGTCGGTCAACGACGCTGTCCTGCATGGCCTTCCGCACGACTACCTGCTCCGCGACGGGGACGTGCTGACCATGGATCTGGCGGTCGTCATCGACGGCTGGGCCGCGGACGCGGCCACCACCGTGATCGTCGGCAACGCCGCCGCGGAGGATGAGCGGCTCGTCCGTGCTACCGAGGAAGCGCTTGCTGCCGCTATCGCGGTTGCCTTGCCCGGCAACAAAATCGGCGATATTTCCGCCGCCATCGGCGCGGTCGCGAAATCCTACGGCTACCCGGTGAACCTGGAATACGGCGGCCACGGCATCGGCCGCACCATGCACGAGGACCTGCATATCCCCAACACCGGCCGCCCGGGCCGCGGCTACCCCCTGCGCCCCGGCCTGACCATCGCCATCGAACCGTGGTTCGCCCGCACCACCGACCGCATCTACACCGACGCCGACGGCTGGACGATCCGCTCCGCCGACGGTTCACGCACCGCCCACTCCGAGCACACCGTCGCCATCACCGAAGACGGCCCACAGGTGCTGACGCTGGCGGCGTGA
- a CDS encoding helix-turn-helix transcriptional regulator, with protein sequence MVRLPLSAAQIEAGRRLGGLLRAARGERDLTEVARAAGISPETLRKIETGRLPSPAFGTVVALSQALDLPLQDLADTCRSAGLAESA encoded by the coding sequence ATGGTTCGTCTTCCGCTCTCTGCCGCCCAAATCGAGGCGGGTCGCCGACTCGGCGGGCTGCTGCGCGCGGCCCGCGGCGAGCGCGACCTCACCGAAGTCGCCCGCGCCGCGGGCATTTCACCGGAAACCCTTCGCAAGATCGAAACCGGCCGCCTGCCCTCCCCCGCCTTCGGAACCGTGGTGGCCTTGAGCCAGGCACTCGACCTGCCCCTGCAAGACCTGGCCGACACCTGCCGCTCCGCCGGTCTCGCCGAATCCGCCTAG
- a CDS encoding YafY family protein → MLETSARLLRLLGLLQLHRDWTGPALAERLGVSTRTIRTDVERLRTLGYPVVATPGAAGGYRLGAGSSLPPLLLDDEEAVAVAVGLATAANGAVTGIEETSVRALAKLEQVLPSRLRHRVQALTAATVHVPAGPRPTVDAGVLTAIAAAIRASERLRFDYESYSGTGTSGTVSRRDVEPHRLAHWRGHWYLVAWDTGRRNWRTFRADRMTPRTPNGPRFAARPIPETDVAERVQRGVGSAMWRYRARVRFAAPAADVRARMPLAVEIEPDGPDHCVAHVGSDTPQQLTSYLGLLDVDFEVLDAPELSAQLRAMAARFQRAAGEQ, encoded by the coding sequence ATGCTGGAAACATCGGCTCGGCTGCTGCGGCTGCTCGGCCTGCTGCAACTGCATCGGGATTGGACCGGGCCCGCCCTGGCCGAGCGACTGGGGGTGTCGACGCGGACGATCCGCACCGATGTCGAGCGGTTGCGGACGCTCGGGTACCCGGTGGTGGCGACGCCGGGGGCCGCGGGCGGGTATCGGCTGGGGGCCGGGAGTTCGCTGCCGCCGCTGCTGCTGGACGACGAGGAGGCGGTCGCGGTGGCCGTCGGGCTGGCGACGGCGGCCAATGGCGCGGTGACCGGGATCGAGGAGACCTCGGTGCGGGCGCTGGCGAAACTGGAGCAGGTGCTGCCGTCGCGGCTACGGCATCGGGTGCAGGCATTGACGGCCGCCACGGTGCATGTGCCGGCCGGTCCGCGACCGACCGTCGACGCGGGGGTGCTGACCGCGATCGCGGCGGCTATCCGGGCGAGCGAGCGGCTGCGGTTCGACTACGAATCGTATTCCGGCACGGGGACTTCCGGCACGGTGTCGCGGCGGGACGTGGAACCGCATCGGCTCGCACACTGGCGCGGGCACTGGTATCTGGTCGCCTGGGATACCGGGCGGCGGAATTGGCGGACCTTCCGGGCCGATCGGATGACGCCGCGGACGCCGAACGGTCCACGCTTCGCCGCGCGGCCGATCCCGGAAACCGATGTGGCCGAGCGGGTTCAGCGCGGGGTGGGGTCGGCCATGTGGCGGTATCGGGCGCGGGTGCGGTTCGCCGCTCCCGCCGCCGACGTGCGCGCCCGCATGCCCCTGGCGGTGGAGATCGAACCGGACGGCCCGGATCACTGTGTGGCGCATGTGGGTTCGGATACGCCGCAGCAACTGACGTCGTATCTGGGGCTGCTGGATGTGGATTTCGAAGTGCTGGACGCGCCGGAACTGTCCGCGCAACTGCGGGCGATGGCGGCGCGATTCCAGCGGGCAGCGGGCGAGCAATAG
- a CDS encoding class I SAM-dependent methyltransferase, which translates to MSNPDDADATRLASEALRRGDPTGWFEQLYAEAAAGSAIVPWDAAAPNPLLVEWVSRRPPAHADQRALVIGCGLGRDAEYIAAQGFRTTAFDISETALATARARFPESTVDYVVADLRSPPEPWVGAFDLVVEAITVQSMPLSVRDQAIVQVSSLVAPGGTLLVISGIRAEGEDVDGPPWPLTRSEIDAFATNGLKPALVEELPRPDKPNAFRWRAEFQRH; encoded by the coding sequence GTGAGCAACCCTGACGATGCGGACGCGACCCGGCTGGCCAGCGAAGCACTGCGACGCGGAGATCCCACTGGATGGTTCGAGCAGTTGTATGCGGAGGCTGCGGCGGGGTCGGCCATCGTGCCGTGGGACGCGGCGGCACCGAATCCGCTGCTGGTGGAATGGGTATCGCGGCGTCCACCTGCACATGCTGATCAGCGCGCACTCGTCATCGGCTGCGGCCTGGGTCGCGATGCCGAATATATTGCCGCGCAGGGGTTTCGGACGACCGCGTTCGATATCTCCGAGACTGCCCTCGCGACTGCCCGGGCACGTTTTCCGGAATCCACGGTTGATTATGTGGTGGCCGATCTGCGCTCTCCGCCCGAGCCCTGGGTCGGTGCGTTCGACCTGGTGGTGGAGGCGATCACCGTGCAGTCGATGCCGCTGTCGGTCCGCGATCAGGCGATTGTCCAGGTGTCGAGCCTGGTGGCGCCGGGCGGCACGTTGCTGGTCATCTCCGGTATTCGAGCGGAAGGTGAGGACGTGGACGGGCCACCGTGGCCGCTGACCCGGTCGGAGATCGACGCCTTCGCCACCAATGGGCTGAAACCGGCTCTGGTCGAAGAACTTCCGCGGCCGGACAAGCCGAATGCCTTCCGCTGGCGCGCGGAGTTCCAGCGGCACTAG
- a CDS encoding DUF4333 domain-containing protein has translation MTAPTRRPNASRPYPIAQPEEPEHGPDHNGWVPVIIAGVIAAVAIAVAGVIAGLVVVNIRENDTPAPKPTPTAAIQAPAAVAPIGALPTTPVAKAAAAVPDNLDPVAVQQGIAEVLGDSYGIAAVKDVKCPAELPVVVGSSYECSVKIDGLKKTVAVTVTDHDGTYEVSRPH, from the coding sequence ATGACTGCACCGACCAGACGGCCGAACGCCTCTCGCCCGTACCCGATCGCCCAACCCGAAGAGCCCGAGCACGGACCCGACCACAACGGCTGGGTTCCCGTCATCATCGCCGGAGTGATCGCCGCCGTCGCGATCGCCGTCGCCGGTGTCATCGCCGGACTCGTCGTGGTCAATATCCGCGAAAACGACACGCCCGCACCGAAACCCACGCCCACCGCCGCCATCCAGGCGCCGGCCGCGGTCGCCCCGATCGGCGCGCTGCCGACCACCCCGGTGGCCAAGGCCGCCGCTGCCGTGCCGGACAATCTCGACCCGGTCGCCGTGCAGCAAGGCATCGCCGAGGTGCTGGGTGATTCCTACGGCATCGCCGCGGTCAAAGACGTCAAATGCCCCGCGGAACTGCCCGTGGTCGTGGGTAGCAGCTACGAATGCAGCGTCAAGATCGACGGCTTGAAGAAGACCGTCGCGGTCACTGTCACCGACCACGACGGCACCTACGAGGTGTCACGCCCGCACTGA
- a CDS encoding PadR family transcriptional regulator: MAAVRLLVLGVIRRQQPTHGYAVRRELLSWRAETWTNAKPGSIYHALKQLTAEGKLETLGTESSAEGPGRTLYELTPDGEAEFRKLMDIALVSVDMEELGAAIAFMDALPRAHILEKLREQQRHSAEIRDGLLAMKPEFPDRQEPPHLPDMLELWSGVFANLTGWTGGLIERLEAGEYRTTD; encoded by the coding sequence ATGGCAGCTGTCCGTCTCCTGGTGCTGGGCGTCATCCGACGTCAGCAACCCACTCACGGCTACGCCGTGCGCCGCGAACTGCTGTCCTGGCGCGCCGAAACCTGGACCAACGCGAAGCCGGGCTCGATCTATCACGCCCTCAAACAGCTCACCGCCGAAGGCAAGCTCGAGACGCTCGGCACCGAAAGCAGCGCCGAAGGGCCCGGCCGAACCCTGTACGAATTGACCCCCGACGGCGAGGCCGAATTCCGCAAGCTCATGGACATCGCCCTGGTGAGTGTCGACATGGAGGAACTCGGCGCCGCCATCGCGTTCATGGACGCGCTGCCCCGCGCGCACATCCTCGAGAAGCTGCGCGAACAGCAGCGTCACAGTGCTGAGATCCGCGACGGACTACTCGCGATGAAACCGGAATTCCCCGACCGTCAGGAACCACCGCACCTCCCGGACATGCTCGAACTCTGGAGCGGCGTCTTCGCGAACCTGACCGGCTGGACCGGCGGTCTGATCGAACGCCTGGAGGCCGGGGAGTATCGAACAACCGACTGA
- a CDS encoding TldD/PmbA family protein, whose product MTATTVLAAPEVVEQALRLSQADEAIVIVTDAHEASLRWAGNSMTTNGSSVSRAWAVVSIFRDGPNSARVGSISSTSVNADEVEAVVRASEAAARTAEPAKDAMPLLDPDSLDPDSLDWDLPWDGSPLTTDITVFQDVARDLATGFDGTDKLYGFAHHQAQSTWLGTSAGIRRRWIQPTGSIEINGKRGEGADLASAWVGAGTQDFSDVDVPGLLTELSRRLDWSKRRVDLPAGRYETLLPPSAVADLMIYMNWSMEGRGAHEGHTAFSRPGGTRIGERLTDIPLTLYSDPAAAGLEYIPFVATSASSESVSVFDNGLTAQRVDWLREGVIQSLVYPRATAAEFGAAVTIPGENLLMSGGADTSLEDMIARTERGLLLTCLWYIREVDPATLLLTGLTRDGVYLIENGEVTAAVNNFRFNESPLDLLRRVSEAGRTQVTLPREWKDWFTRTAMPPLRIPDFHMSSVSQAT is encoded by the coding sequence GTGACTGCCACAACGGTTTTGGCCGCTCCCGAAGTAGTCGAGCAGGCACTACGCCTGTCGCAGGCCGACGAGGCCATCGTCATCGTCACCGACGCGCACGAAGCGTCGCTGCGGTGGGCCGGGAATTCCATGACCACCAACGGATCCTCGGTGTCACGCGCCTGGGCGGTGGTGTCGATCTTCCGCGACGGGCCGAACAGCGCCCGCGTCGGCAGCATCAGCTCCACCAGCGTGAACGCCGACGAGGTCGAGGCCGTGGTGCGCGCCAGCGAAGCGGCGGCCCGCACGGCGGAGCCCGCGAAAGACGCCATGCCGCTGCTGGATCCGGATTCGCTCGATCCGGACAGTCTGGACTGGGACCTGCCGTGGGACGGTTCGCCGCTCACGACCGACATCACCGTTTTCCAAGACGTGGCCCGCGATCTCGCGACCGGTTTCGACGGCACCGACAAGCTCTACGGTTTCGCCCACCATCAGGCGCAGTCCACCTGGCTGGGCACCTCGGCAGGGATCCGCCGGCGCTGGATCCAGCCGACCGGATCGATCGAGATCAACGGAAAACGCGGCGAGGGTGCGGATCTGGCGAGCGCCTGGGTCGGCGCCGGCACCCAGGATTTCTCCGATGTGGATGTCCCCGGCCTGCTGACCGAACTGTCCCGCCGTTTGGATTGGTCCAAGCGCCGCGTCGATCTGCCCGCCGGTCGCTACGAAACCCTGCTGCCGCCGTCGGCGGTCGCCGACCTGATGATCTACATGAACTGGTCGATGGAGGGCCGCGGCGCGCACGAGGGCCACACCGCCTTCTCCCGGCCGGGCGGCACTCGAATCGGTGAGCGGCTCACCGATATTCCGCTCACCCTCTACTCCGATCCCGCGGCCGCCGGACTGGAGTACATCCCGTTCGTCGCCACTTCCGCGTCCTCGGAGTCGGTGTCGGTCTTCGACAACGGCTTGACCGCACAGCGCGTCGACTGGCTGCGTGAGGGCGTCATCCAATCGCTGGTGTATCCGCGCGCGACCGCCGCCGAATTCGGCGCTGCCGTCACGATTCCCGGCGAGAACCTGCTCATGTCCGGCGGGGCGGACACCTCCCTGGAGGACATGATCGCCCGCACCGAACGCGGTCTGCTGCTGACCTGCCTGTGGTACATCCGCGAGGTCGACCCGGCCACGCTGCTGCTGACCGGCCTCACCCGGGACGGCGTCTATCTGATCGAGAACGGCGAGGTCACCGCCGCGGTGAACAACTTCCGGTTCAACGAGAGCCCGCTGGACCTACTGCGCCGGGTCAGCGAGGCGGGCCGCACCCAGGTCACGCTGCCTCGCGAGTGGAAGGATTGGTTCACCCGAACGGCGATGCCGCCGTTGCGGATTCCCGACTTCCACATGTCCTCGGTCAGCCAGGCGACCTAG
- a CDS encoding glyoxalase — protein MVDTPVPVLWSAQADETLDFYKAIGYAVVYAQTRPYVAIAVERNGGHLQFTAPPAGLPSPFESLGCLVAVDNVADQHRDLTERLRAHYGKIPAKGCPRITRFRPGQSRFTLVDPHGNYLLFIQRDEPSELEYGGSSELENLAKVLDNARILRDFKNDDKAAARVIEVGLRRFGPESEPVERGRALAMLAELAVAEGDSAIAAKYRAQVRELDLSAEDRAIVAAELQAGTDLEQWSSE, from the coding sequence ATGGTCGACACTCCAGTCCCGGTGCTGTGGAGCGCGCAGGCCGACGAAACCCTCGACTTCTACAAAGCCATCGGTTACGCAGTCGTCTACGCCCAGACCCGGCCGTACGTCGCGATTGCCGTCGAGCGCAATGGCGGCCACTTGCAGTTCACCGCGCCGCCGGCCGGCCTGCCGAGCCCGTTCGAGTCGCTGGGCTGCCTGGTCGCGGTCGACAACGTAGCCGACCAGCACCGCGATCTCACCGAACGGCTACGCGCCCACTACGGGAAGATCCCCGCGAAGGGCTGCCCGCGGATCACCCGGTTCCGGCCGGGCCAGAGCCGGTTCACCCTGGTCGACCCGCACGGCAACTATCTGCTGTTCATCCAGCGCGATGAGCCGTCGGAACTGGAATACGGCGGGTCGTCCGAACTCGAGAACCTGGCCAAGGTGCTCGATAACGCCCGCATCCTGCGAGACTTCAAGAACGACGACAAGGCAGCCGCGCGCGTGATCGAAGTCGGCCTGCGGCGGTTCGGCCCGGAATCCGAGCCCGTGGAACGGGGGCGCGCGCTGGCCATGCTGGCGGAATTGGCTGTCGCCGAGGGCGATTCGGCAATCGCCGCGAAGTATCGGGCGCAGGTCCGGGAACTGGACCTGTCGGCCGAGGACCGAGCGATCGTCGCCGCGGAACTCCAGGCGGGTACCGACCTGGAGCAGTGGTCGTCCGAGTGA